The segment GTCGTTGTTGGCAATACTAAGGGTCTTTTAAAATTTTCCACTGTATATCTAGTGGTAATAGGTTTTCAGGCTATTAATGTAAAGCTACTTGTAAATAATGCAGGTTATATTGAAACACAACTTTCTTATCATATAAGAAAACTAGGTTTTAAAAGGCTACAAGAATTATCATTTTCTTACTATGATACAACAGCAGTTGGATGGATGATGTCTAGAATGACTTCGGATATATATAGACTAAGTGAAATAGTTTCTTGGGGACTTACAGATATGGTTTGGGCTATAGTTATGATGTTTGGGTTTACAGGAGTTATGTTATATCATAACTGGAAACTAACTTTAATAACTTTATGCGTAGTTCCACCGCTTTTTATAATAGGAATTTATTTTGAGAAAAAATACTACAGGCCTATAGAAAGGTTAGAAAAATTAATTCAAAAATTACAGGGGACTTTAATGAATGTATAACTGGTGCTCAAACTACTAAAACTTTAGTTAGAGAAGAAGATAATTTAAAGGAGTTCAAAGGAGATACGGGAAGTTTAAGAAGCTCTGCTGTAAGGGCGGCGGTATTTTCAGCTTTGTTTTTACCAATAGTTTTAGTTCTTGGAAGCATTGGTACAGGTCTTGCTCTATGGTTTGGAGGAAAGGCGGTGCTTTTGAAAACTTTAAGTTATGGTACTCTTGTTATGTTTATTTCTTATAGTGTAGAGTTCTTTGAGCCCGTAAGTCAATTGGCTTCAACCCTAGCAGAGCTACAACATGCTCAGGCATCTGCTGAAAGAATTCTAAGTATGATAGAAACAGAGCCGGATATTTTTGATAACAAAGAGGTAATTGAAGAATTTGGGGACGAATTAAATCCTAAAAAAGAAAATTGGCCTAAGATTAAAGGGGATATAAGTTTTAAAAATGTGTCTTTTAAGTACAAAAATGGAGAAGAAGTTTTGAAAAAATTCAACCTAGATATTAAAGCAGGAGAGACAGTTGCTTTAGTTGGAGAAACTGGTTCAGGAAAAAGTACTATTGTAAATCTTGCCTGTAGATTTTATGAACCTACAGAAGGAGAAATATTAATAGATGGAGTAGACTATAAAAAAAGATCTATTGGATGGCTTGAAGCTAATTTAGGCTATGTACTTCAAAGTCCACATCTTTTTAGTGGCTCAATAAAAGATAATGTAAGATATGGAAGACTAGAGGCTACAGATGATGAAATTATAGAAGCTTGTAAGCTTGTAGATGCTCATGATTTTATTATGAATACAGAAATGGGCTATGATACAGAAGTAGGTGAAGGTGGAGGAAAGTTATCTACAGGAGAAAAACAACTTATTTCTTTTGCAAGAGCAATAGCTGCTAATCCTTCAATATTTGTATTAGATGAAGCAACTTCATCAATAGATACTGAAACAGAGAGAAAAATACAACATGCTATAGATACAGTATTAGATGGAAGAACAAGTTTTGTAATAGCTCATAGATTATCTACTATTGTTTCAGCAGATAGGATACTTGTAATAAAGGAAGGGAAAATATTAGAACAAGGAAATCATAAAACCCTTATGAAGATGAGAGGGTATTACTATAATTTATATACTAATCAATTCGCAAAAGAAAAAGAAGATGAAATTTTAAAAGCATAGGGCCAGTCAATTAAATTAAATTAAATAAATGGCATTTCTTTTTAGTATAATGAAATTGTAAGAAAGCATACTAAATTAAGGGATGCCTTTTTATGATATTTTTATAAGGATTAAGAAATTAAAAAGGAAATTAATTTTGATTAAGGTTATAAATTTCTTTTGAAATTTAATTTTGCTTATTAACTTATGTAACACTTTTATAAAATCTTTTTTAAATATAAATTTTATAAATATTAAATTAAAACAATTGCAAAATTTTATTGTTTGAAATTAACTCTAAATCCAATGAAAATATTAATATATTAAAATAACAGTGGAATAATGTATACTAGATGTTCAAATTTAGAATTATTAATATGAAAAAAAGAAAATAAAGTAGAATGATGTGATATTTAGGGCTATAATACTAAAAAAGTAAAAACACAGTATAAAAAAGTAAAAACTGTAATAATAAAGTAGAATTATGCATATGCATATAAGAAAAAGTGCAAAAAAGAAAAAATTAAGGAAAAAATAAAAAAAGAGCTTGACTGTTACCTTACGTAACGCTTTAAACTAAACTTGTCAACTTGAGGCGTATATAAAAAAAGTGTGGAGGAATACACATGGGAAAAGAAGGCTTATATACAACTGGTAAATTGGCTAAAAAAGCCGGAGTGTCTATTAGAACCATTAGATATTATAATTCTATGGGACTTATAAAACCGTCTTTCATAAGTGAGGCCGGGTATCGCTTTTATTCAGATGAGGAATTTGTAAAAGTAAAAGAGATTTTAGCACTGAAGTACTTAGGTTTGTCACTAAATGATATAATAGAAATCCAACAGAAAAAATTTAAAAAAGAAAGTTTTTTCAGTTCACTAAATGCACAGAAGAATATTATAACAAATGAGATAAATAACATGAAATCGATACTAAATACAATTGAGACTGCGCAAATTGCTATGAAACAGGATAAAGATGGACAGCTAAAAGATACCATTAAAATTATTGAGCAGCTGGAGAATGAAAAGGAAATTTTGCAAAGAAGTAAAGATACTTCAAAGCTTCTTCAGGATATAGAACTTATGGATAAGTTCCATACGAATAAAATTGATTGGTATGAATGGGTTTTTAGTAATATTGATATGCATGAAAATTATAAAGTGCTAGAGCTTGGCTGCGGGAATGGTGCCTTGTGGCAGAGAAATTTAAATAGAGTCTGCGAAGGTACAGAAATCGTTTTAACAGAGATATGCGATGAAATGCTTAAAGAAACTGAAAATAATTTGTCTCATAGTGATATTGATTTTAAATATAAGAAAACCGATTTAAATGAACTACCTTTTGAAGATGAACATTTTGACGTAGTAATTGCAAATCATATTTTGTTTTTCTTTGATGATGTAAGTAAAGTTATTAAAGAAATAAGAAGAGTATTAAAACATAATGGCAAGATATATTGCACTACTATTGGAGAAAAACATATGATAGAGCTTCAAGAAATTCTAAATGGATTTAGTCAAAGGGCTAGACTTAATGAAGATAAATTAGCTAAGAAATTTGGAATAGAAAATGGAAAAGATATATTAGAAGAATGTTTTAATGATATAGAGTTTATTTCATATAAAGATGAATTTATTATAGATAATACTGATGAAATTTTACAATACATTTACAGTATACCAGGAAACATACTTGATATAGTTCATTCTAGAAAGAAGGAATTTGAAAATTACATTCAAGGTGTTATGGAAAAAAATAAAAAGATTAATGTTAGAAGTCAATTAGGAATGTTTAAAGCTACTAAAAGTTAATAAAAATGATTTGAATATCATTTTTACTATAAAAATTTATTAATGCAAGAGAGGATGATTAGTTATGGCAATTAAAGTTACAAGTGAAATAAAACCTTTGAAAAAAGTTTTGTTACACAGACCAGGTGCAGAAATAGAAAATCTAACTCCAGAATATTTGGAAAGATTATTATTTGATGATATTCCATTTTTGGAAGTTGCACAAAAAGAGCATGATGCATTTGCTCAAGTATTAAGAGACAATGGAGTAGAAGTAGTTTACTTACATAAACTAGCAGCAGAAGTTATTGCTGATCCAAAACTTAAAGAAAAATTCATAAGACAATTTATCGCTGAAGCTCATGTTAAAAATGAAAAAGTTCAAGAGAACTTATATAATTTCTTAAATAGTTTCAAAGA is part of the Haloimpatiens sp. FM7315 genome and harbors:
- a CDS encoding ABC transporter transmembrane domain-containing protein; amino-acid sequence: MELQREEEINQKLDMGLWRKLFKYIYIFKKQLLILAFVMVAVAGIDVLIPYLTKYAIDKFVVVGNTKGLLKFSTVYLVVIGFQAINVKLLVNNAGYIETQLSYHIRKLGFKRLQELSFSYYDTTAVGWMMSRMTSDIYRLSEIVSWGLTDMVWAIVMMFGFTGVMLYHNWKLTLITLCVVPPLFIIGIYFEKKYYRPIERLEKLIQKLQGTLMNV
- a CDS encoding ABC transporter ATP-binding protein — protein: MTGDFNECITGAQTTKTLVREEDNLKEFKGDTGSLRSSAVRAAVFSALFLPIVLVLGSIGTGLALWFGGKAVLLKTLSYGTLVMFISYSVEFFEPVSQLASTLAELQHAQASAERILSMIETEPDIFDNKEVIEEFGDELNPKKENWPKIKGDISFKNVSFKYKNGEEVLKKFNLDIKAGETVALVGETGSGKSTIVNLACRFYEPTEGEILIDGVDYKKRSIGWLEANLGYVLQSPHLFSGSIKDNVRYGRLEATDDEIIEACKLVDAHDFIMNTEMGYDTEVGEGGGKLSTGEKQLISFARAIAANPSIFVLDEATSSIDTETERKIQHAIDTVLDGRTSFVIAHRLSTIVSADRILVIKEGKILEQGNHKTLMKMRGYYYNLYTNQFAKEKEDEILKA
- a CDS encoding methyltransferase domain-containing protein — protein: MGKEGLYTTGKLAKKAGVSIRTIRYYNSMGLIKPSFISEAGYRFYSDEEFVKVKEILALKYLGLSLNDIIEIQQKKFKKESFFSSLNAQKNIITNEINNMKSILNTIETAQIAMKQDKDGQLKDTIKIIEQLENEKEILQRSKDTSKLLQDIELMDKFHTNKIDWYEWVFSNIDMHENYKVLELGCGNGALWQRNLNRVCEGTEIVLTEICDEMLKETENNLSHSDIDFKYKKTDLNELPFEDEHFDVVIANHILFFFDDVSKVIKEIRRVLKHNGKIYCTTIGEKHMIELQEILNGFSQRARLNEDKLAKKFGIENGKDILEECFNDIEFISYKDEFIIDNTDEILQYIYSIPGNILDIVHSRKKEFENYIQGVMEKNKKINVRSQLGMFKATKS